A region of Saccharomyces kudriavzevii IFO 1802 strain IFO1802 genome assembly, chromosome: 14 DNA encodes the following proteins:
- the MSB3 gene encoding Rab GTPase-activating protein MSB3 (similar to Saccharomyces cerevisiae MSB3 (YNL293W) and MSB4 (YOL112W); ancestral locus Anc_3.64) — MQNDQQRLSLQNRTMLTHPYKRLGGAFSVKSPSVPNFHDRIYSDHSSSDSALVNENPRVNKHHAVEPSSLGQVSPSEHDGNLSVIDLYGDEVDSQRGEVEDEDDDYNYNEDQDGAHSEDLDLAFAEGNLQHVELDGVAAATSKSALSDGVENTHFDRYGFKKQNNHISEAEYDRWWLDYSQYCVRRKHKWQLLLEKSGLPVTDDSPSRFPSKSERLKRYVRKGIPAEWRGNAWWHFARGQEKLNKNKGVYSQLLQKMKQIKEQNPNERQVQDLDIIERDLNRTFPDNIHFQSASYNKEGPPIIKSLRRVLVAFSLYNPKIGYCQSMNFLAGLLLLFLDEERAFWMLVIITSRYLPGVHNINLEGVNIDQGVLMLCVKEYIPEVWSYIKPSIDHHQKNNKTFSPSNNKVLFNMQKNEFLYRLPPITLCTASWFMSCFVGVVPIETTLRIWDCLFYEESHFLFKVSLAVLKLSEHELSKIKPRNNSLNYSWGSNLNQKNGLMGQEDNDMEIFQVIQTFPKTLLNPNEIFEKIIFKRRFNLNKLDQDEIDRCRKFVAAQRLKFKTYGELLGNATSEADLPINNGITDNKETHITSDAVNEALSSEVYGFKKSLAGVHWNNSIKEKVKQMRKRKDRSD, encoded by the coding sequence ATGCAGAACGACCAACAGAGGCTCTCTCTACAAAATAGGACGATGCTCACGCATCCATACAAGAGGTTAGGAGGAGCATTTTCGGTTAAATCACCGTCTGTTCCTAATTTCCATGACAGGATATATTCTGATCATAGTTCCAGCGATTCAGCACTTGTGAATGAGAACCCGAGGGTAAATAAACATCACGCCGTTGAACCGAGCTCATTGGGCCAGGTGTCCCCGTCTGAACATGATGGGAACTTGAGCGTTATTGATTTATATGGGGATGAAGTAGATTCTCAGCGTGGCGAGgtggaagatgaagacgatgattATAATTATAATGAAGACCAGGACGGAGCACATAGTGAAGACCTAGACTTGGCTTTTGCGGAAGGCAATCTTCAACACGTCGAGCTGGACGGCGTTGCAGCTGCCACAAGTAAAAGTGCTCTTTCTGATGGTGTCGAAAATACACATTTTGACCGATATGGGTTTAAGAAGCAGAATAATCACATATCTGAAGCGGAATACGATAGATGGTGGTTGGACTACTCACAATACTGCGTTCGTCGTAAACACAAATGGCAGCTGCTGCTAGAGAAAAGTGGGCTGCCAGTGACTGATGATTCTCCCTCACGATTTCCATCCAAAAGTGAACGGTTGAAAAGGTATGTTAGAAAGGGTATTCCAGCGGAATGGAGAGGCAACGCGTGGTGGCATTTTGCTAGAGGGCAGGAGAAATTAAATAAGAACAAGGGTGTTTATTCACAGCTTCtacaaaaaatgaaacaaatcAAGGAGCAAAATCCTAACGAGAGACAAGTGCAAGATTTGGACATTATTGAACGTGACTTGAATAGAACCTTCCCAGACAACATACATTTTCAAAGTGCATCGTACAACAAGGAAGGGCCTCCAATTATAAAATCTTTGCGCCGAGTGCTTGTTGCATTCTCTCTTTACAATCCAAAGATTGGTTATTGTCAGTCTATGAATTTTCTTGCCGGCTTGCtgctattatttttggacGAGGAAAGAGCTTTTTGGATGTTAGTCATTATTACGTCAAGATATTTACCGGGGGTGCACAATATCAATTTAGAAGGTGTTAACATTGACCAAGGCGTATTAATGTTATGTGTCAAGGAATACATTCCCGAAGTTTGGTCGTACATCAAGCCTTCCATTGACcaccatcaaaaaaataacaaaacTTTCTCCCCGTCGAATAACAAAGTCTTGTTCAATATGCAAAAGAATGAATTCCTGTACAGGCTTCCGCCCATAACGTTGTGTACGGCGAGCTGGTTCATGAGTTGCTTTGTGGGAGTTGTGCCGATAGAAACTACACTGAGGATATGGGATTGTTTATTCTATGAGGAATCTCATTTTCTGTTTAAAGTCTCGTTGGCTGTTCTGAAATTGAGCGAACAtgaactttcaaaaataaaacccCGTAACAACTCTTTGAACTATTCATGGGGCTCTAACCTGAACCAGAAAAATGGGTTAATGGGTCAGGAAGATAACGAtatggaaatttttcaggtGATACAGACATTCCCCAAGACATTATTGAATCCAAatgaaatctttgaaaaaatcattttcaaaaggagATTTAATTTGAATAAGCTAGACCAGGATGAAATTGACAGATGTCGAAAATTTGTTGCCGCCCAACGTCTTAAATTCAAGACATATGGTGAGCTTCTCGGAAACGCAACATCAGAGGCAGATTTACCAATTAATAATGGTATCACGGATAACAAGGAAACTCACATAACGAGTGATGCAGTCAATGAGGCATTATCTTCCGAAGTATATGGATTCAAAAAGAGCTTAGCTGGGGTTCATTGGAATAATAGCATTAAGGAAAAAGTTAAACAAATgagaaagagaaaggaCAGAAGTGACTAA
- the PUS4 gene encoding pseudouridine synthase PUS4 (similar to Saccharomyces cerevisiae PUS4 (YNL292W); ancestral locus Anc_3.67): MNGIFAIEKPSGITSNQFMLKLQHALTKSQVFSKQIQSATAERKQQYEQQTGKKASKRKLRKVSKVKMGHGGTLDPLASGVLIIGIGTGTKKLANYLSGTVKVYESEALFGVSTTSGDVEGEILSQNSVKHLNFDHLKTVEEKFVGQLKQTPPIYAALKMDGKPLHQYAREGKPLPRAIEPRQVNIYDLKVFPDSLKRDHDYPFLRPTTEEAIDTVKNLNANMLNDILYFSKDYREKHGLDSEVAKVEEPLPLSKEEEQEIAKEGNSYRAPKLHFKANVSSGTYIRSLVSDIGKAMRSSCYMVKLIRLQQQDWSLERNNVFQLADFTERDEEVWRKVLEKVLDEGASVDVIEELKKAEKEVPAEVEEDLVPEDHSGNVVTAETFEVANDEESSTGLKRKIEQI, encoded by the coding sequence ATGAATGGAATATTTGCTATTGAGAAGCCTAGTGGTATAACGTCAAACCAGTTTATGTTGAAGCTGCAGCACGCTTTAACCAAAAGTCAAGTATTCTCGAAGCAAATTCAAAGCGCAACAGCAGAAAGAAAGCAGCAGTATGAACAGCAGACAGGTAAAAAGGCGAGCAAGAGAAAACTGCGTAAAGTCTCAAAGGTAAAGATGGGACACGGGGGAACTTTGGATCCATTGGCTTCTGGTGTCCTCATAATTGGGATTGGAACAGGTACTAAAAAATTGGCGAATTATCTGTCGGGTACTGTTAAAGTCTATGAGAGCGAAGCCTTATTTGGTGTTTCGACTACTTCAGGAGACGTAGAAGGTGAAATTTTATCCCAGAACTCTGTCAAACATTTGAATTTCGATCACTTAAAGACAGTGgaggaaaaatttgttggGCAATTGAAGCAGACACCGCCAATATACGCTGCCTTGAAGATGGATGGTAAACCCCTACATCAATATGCTCGAGAGGGGAAGCCTTTACCCAGGGCCATAGAACCTAGACAGGTGAATATTTATGATTTGAAAGTGTTTCCTGATTCCCTTAAACGTGATCATGACTATCCCTTCCTAAGACCCACTACCGAAGAAGCCATTGACActgtgaaaaatttgaatgcAAACATGCTAAATGATATTTTGTACTTCTCAAAAGACTATAGAGAGAAGCACGGCCTGGATTCTGAGGTTGCAAAAGTGGAAGAACCATTACCATTGAGTAAGGAAGAAGAGCAAGAGATCGCAAAGGAAGGCAATTCTTATAGAGCTCCGAAATTACACTTCAAGGCAAACGTGTCTTCTGGCACGTATATTAGATCTTTAGTGAGTGATATTGGTAAGGCCATGCGAAGCTCGTGTTACATGGTGAAATTGATACGTTTACAACAACAGGACTGGTctcttgaaagaaataatgtCTTCCAACTGGCAGATTTCACTGAAAGAGACGAAGAGGTATGGAGGAAGGTTTTGGAGAAGGTCCTAGACGAAGGAGCAAGCGTTGATGTTATAGAAGAGCTGAAAAAAGCGGAGAAGGAAGTACCAGCTGAAGTAGAAGAGGACTTAGTTCCCGAAGATCACTCCGGAAATGTAGTCACAGCTGAAACATTTGAAGTCGCTAATGATGAGGAGTCATCTACTGGGCTCAAGAGAAAAATCGAACAAATataa
- the PCL1 gene encoding Pcl1p (similar to Saccharomyces cerevisiae PCL1 (YNL289W); ancestral locus Anc_3.70): MCEYSKALHILLKSPVTDDIIKFLTDMTLKVVPSSNYPTPPGSPGEKHVARLPSLMTFITRLVRYTNVYTPTLLTAACYLNKLKRILPKDATGLPSTIHRIFLACLILSAKFHNDSSPLNKHWARYTDGLFTLEDINLMERQLLQLLNWDLSVDTEDLILDLQPLLEPIKQDLVRSSDQRKRINMMMSMNKRACAGTSPARSNNIFKLYEKQRNVSIASDLSSATLVDSCNDLRKLKDVTNIANNVAAGSNYMKTVEKWNDNVNRQSWDLEQVMSQHGF; encoded by the coding sequence ATGTGTGAATACAGCAAGGCTCTACATATTCTGCTCAAGTCGCCGGTCACGGACGACATAATAAAATTCTTAACCGACATGACGTTGAAGGTTGTACCCTCGAGCAACTACCCCACACCTCCCGGCTCTCCAGGTGAGAAGCATGTGGCTAGGCTGCCATCGTTGATGACTTTCATCACTAGGCTCGTCAGATACACCAACGTCTACACACCCACTTTGCTCACTGCCGCGTGCTATTTGAACAAGCTGAAGCGCATTCTCCCCAAGGATGCCACCGGCCTGCCCTCTACCATCCACCGTATCTTCTTGGCCTGTCTGATACTGAGCGCCAAGTTCCACAACGATTCGTCTCCCTTGAATAAGCACTGGGCCAGGTACACCGATGGTCTCTTCACGCTAGAGGACATCAATCTCATGGAACGACAATTGCTGCAGCTGCTGAACTGGGACCTCTCGGTGGACACAGAGGATTTGATCCTAGATCTGCAGCCTTTGTTGGAACCTATAAAGCAAGACTTGGTGAGGTCCAGCGATCAGAGAAAGAGAATCAACATGATGATGTCCATGAACAAGAGGGCTTGTGCTGGCACGAGCCCCGCCAGATCAAATAATATCTTCAAGCTCTAcgaaaagcaaagaaacGTGTCGATAGCGTCGGACCTAAGTTCTGCTACCCTCGTCGATAGCTGTAATGACCTACGAAAATTAAAAGACGTGACCAACATAGCGAACAACGTGGCCGCTGGCAGCAATTACATGAAGACTGTCGAGAAATGGAACGACAACGTCAACAGGCAAAGCTGGGATTTGGAACAGGTCATGAGTCAACACGGGTTTTAA
- the MID1 gene encoding Mid1p (similar to Saccharomyces cerevisiae MID1 (YNL291C); ancestral locus Anc_3.68) — translation MTVWQLLFVVYCLLATTIQGIFQDFNPFANKNISLKFPSINGWGKNIMAAGQKTIINSDSIYEWTPILSNITGGKKDSFVFTIDAEASGYGFAPTYEVLMFISGNICHMPANSSDIDLTIYYSFNESILDNPNIGQSAVFQDGYIQALAISPVQSSSSNATSTYSNLYVVTELVNSTTNEPLLSSDALENWEYRLSISENDLVFQWDVRPWVEVLDTDMNSALLSTGNVTADAKVYHNYSIYDPSLYDIYVYSYEDSALLSQNYNLSLCAVKNGPHIVSSQDTPNATVTSNGTSPLERSDLAIQKKITEYGGSVTEMFYITGLNASTTYVAYLTKKISNGDGLSSVGGILFSSVYFSTRSTNTCSLIFDLDFCGDVAYSVPASSFSVNNKTLMAQTYDHIAEALYSNFSKALQLISCDADKDASYSPIMSCGDCAEAYRDWVCAVSIPRCSTTSSQYYIHRDKTHNRNDYLNKFIKPLDDYYEILPCIDMCYTLVRNCPSDFDFACPEYETTEDLLYQSYNYYMDTDYATCNYIGNSSLMEIHPMDDT, via the coding sequence ATGACTGTATGGCAGTTACTATTTGTGGTGTATTGCTTGTTAGCTACCACCATTCAAGGGATATTTCAAGACTTTAATCCATTCGCAAATAAGAATATTTCCTTGAAATTTCCCAGCATAAATGGCTGGGGCAAAAATATCATGGCTGCCGGTCAAAAGACGATTATTAATTCAGATAGCATTTATGAATGGACCCCGATCCTGTCCAACATAACtggaggaaaaaaagatagcTTTGTCTTCACTATCGATGCAGAAGCTTCTGGTTATGGGTTTGCACCCACATACGAAGTACTAATGTTTATCAGTGGTAATATATGCCACATGCCTGCAAATTCTTCGGACATAGATTTAACGATATATTATTCTTTCAATGAGTCTATTTTAGACAACCCAAATATTGGTCAAAGCGCAGTTTTCCAAGATGGTTACATCCAAGCATTGGCCATTAGTCCAGTGCAGTCTTCCAGCTCAAACGCTACCTCCACATATTCCAATCTTTATGTGGTCACTGAGTTGGTGAATTCCACTACAAATGAACCACTACTCAGCTCTGACGCATTAGAAAATTGGGAATACAGATTGAGTATCTCAGAGAATGATTTAGTCTTCCAATGGGACGTAAGACCTTGGGTGGAGGTCCTGGATACCGACATGAACTCTGCATTACTCTCCACGGGTAATGTTACGGCTGATGCAAAAGTTTACCACAATTATTCAATATATGACCCATCCTTATACGATATATATGTTTACTCGTACGAAGATTCTGCTCTGCTGAGCCAAAACTACAACCTATCTCTATGTGCCGTAAAAAACGGACCACATATAGTGTCTTCCCAAGATACACCGAATGCAACAGTTACATCAAACGGCACAAGTCCTTTAGAGCGTTCTGACTTGGccatccaaaaaaaaattaccgAATATGGTGGTAGCGTAACCGAAATGTTCTACATCACCGGATTAAATGCTTCAACAACGTATGTGGCGTACctgacaaagaaaattagtAACGGTGACGGATTATCAAGCGTGGGTGggatattattttcatctgTATATTTCTCCACGAGAAGTACCAATACTTGCTCTTTAATTTTCGATTTAGATTTCTGCGGTGACGTTGCCTATTCTGTACCTGCATCCTCATTTTCCGTGAATAATAAGACTCTCATGGCTCAGACATATGATCACATCGCGGAAGCACTGTACTCAAATTTTAGCAAAGCCTTACAGTTAATATCCTGTGACGCAGATAAAGATGCAAGTTATTCTCCAATAATGTCATGTGGTGATTGCGCTGAAGCATATCGTGATTGGGTGTGCGCAGTGTCAATCCCAAGATGTAGCACAACATCTTCTCAGTACTATATTCACAGAGATAAAACGCACAATCGTAATGATTACTTGaataaatttatcaaacCTCTGGATGACTACTACGAAATTTTACCTTGTATTGATATGTGTTACACATTAGTACGGAACTGCCCCAGTGACTTTGACTTTGCATGTCCTGAGTATGAAACTACGGAGGATCTACTTTACCAAAGTTACAACTACTACATGGACACCGATTATGCAACATGCAATTATATAGGTAATTCGTCATTGATGGAGATTCATCCTATGGACGATACATAA
- the RFC3 gene encoding replication factor C subunit 3 (similar to Saccharomyces cerevisiae RFC3 (YNL290W); ancestral locus Anc_3.69), with translation MSAGADKKNKENLPWVEKYRPETLDEVYGQNEVISTVRKFVDQGKLPHLLFYGPPGTGKTSTIVALAREIYGRNYSNMVLELNASDDRGIDVVRNQIKDFASTRQIFSKGFKLIILDEADAMTNAAQNALRRVIERYTKNTRFCVLANYAHKLTPALLSRCTRFRFQPLPQEAIERRIANVLVREKLKLSPEAEKALIELSNGDMRRVLNVLQSCKATLDNPGEDEISDDVIYECCGAPRPSDLKTVLKSMLEDDWGTAHYTLNKIRSAKGLALIDLIEGIVKILEEYDLQNEETRVQLLTRLADIEYSISKGGNDQIQGSAVIGAIKTSFENETARTNV, from the coding sequence ATGTCAGCAGGTGCAGATAAGAAGAATAAGGAGAATCTTCCATGGGTCGAGAAGTACAGACCCGAAACACTGGACGAAGTTTACGGGCAAAACGAGGTGATCAGCACTGTTCGTAAGTTTGTAGACCAGGGCAAATTGCCGCACCTTCTATTCTACGGGCCTCCAGGAACCGGTAAGACCTCCACCATTGTTGCATTGGCGCGTGAAATATACGGAAGGAACTATTCGAACATGGTTTTGGAACTGAATGCATCCGACGATAGAGGTATCGATGTGGTGAGGAATCAAATCAAAGACTTTGCCTCCACGAGACAGATTTTCTCCAAGGGGTTCAAGTTGATCATACTAGATGAAGCGGACGCCATGACCAACGCCGCACAGAACGCCTTGAGAAGGGTTATCGAGCGGTATACTAAGAACACACGGTTCTGTGTGTTGGCCAATTACGCACATAAACTTACGCCTGCGTTATTGAGTAGGTGCACGAGGTTTAGATTCCAGCCTTTGCCTCAGGAGGCCATTGAGCGTCGGATAGCCAACGTGCTGGTGCGCGAGAAGCTGAAGCTATCGCCAGAAGCGGAGAAGGCCTTGATAGAGCTCTCCAATGGTGACATGAGACGTGTGTTGAACGTTTTGCAGTCTTGCAAGGCTACCTTAGACAACCCTGGCGAGGACGAGATCAGCGACGACGTCATCTACGAATGCTGTGGGGCGCCCAGACCAAGCGACCTGAAAACCGTGCTGAAGTCGATGCTGGAGGACGACTGGGGAACCGCACATTACACACTGAATAAAATACGCAGCGCCAAGGGCCTAGCCTTGATCGACCTGATCGAAGGTATTGTGAAGATACTGGAGGAGTATGATCTGCAAAACGAGGAGACAAGAGTGCAATTACTGACCAGGCTGGCCGACATCGAGTACTCGATATCCAAGGGGGGCAACGACCAAATCCAGGGCAGCGCGGTCATCGGCGCCATCAAAACAAGCTTCGAGAACGAAACGGCTAGAACCAACGTTTGA